A window of Rhinatrema bivittatum chromosome 2, aRhiBiv1.1, whole genome shotgun sequence contains these coding sequences:
- the LOC115084939 gene encoding suppressor of cytokine signaling 1-like, producing the protein MVGGSVQPHALAHAHDNLSPPRHQCPLPAPSTHYRIFRNCERDVVERSISILQASGFYWGPLSVGEAHAKLDMEAMGTFLVRDSSQGNHLFSLSVKVAAGPISVRIRFQEGYFWLMNHFSDCVVKLLELVVERTQAQPICCENGVTLVFSKPLRRSRIPALQELCRRSIIAVHGREKIPQLPLQPVLRKYVEEFPFKI; encoded by the coding sequence ATGGTCGGAGGGAGTGTGCAGCCTCATGCATTAGCCCATGCACACGATAACCTCTCTCCTCCACGACACCAGTGCCCTCTGCCTGCCCCCAGCACTCACTACCGCATCTTCCGCAACTGCGAGCGAGACGTGGTGGAGCGCTCCATCAGCATCCTGCAGGCCAGCGGCTTCTACTGGGGCCCACTGTCTGTGGGGGAGGCTCACGCCAAGTTGGATATGGAGGCCATGGGGACCTTCCTGGTGAGGGACAGCTCTCAGGGGAACCACTTGTTCAGCttaagtgtgaaagtggcagCTGGGCCGATCAGCGTGCGGATCAGGTTCCAGGAGGGATATTTCTGGCTGATGAACCATTTCTCAGACTGCGTGGTGAAGCTGCTGGAGCTGGTGGTGGAGAGGACTCAGGCTCAGCCCATCTGCTGCGAGAACGGCGTGACCCTAGTGTTCTCCAAGCCCCTACGGAGAAGCCGAATTCCTGCCCTGCAGGAGCTATGCCGGCGTAGTATAATTGCTGTCCATGGGAGGGAAAAGATACCCCAGTTGCCTCTCCAGCCAGTGTTGAGGAAGTACGTGGAGGAGTTTCCTTTCAAGATTTGA